A genomic window from Solanum stenotomum isolate F172 chromosome 10, ASM1918654v1, whole genome shotgun sequence includes:
- the LOC125841485 gene encoding 21 kDa protein-like: MANLTLHFLLLFLYFHCILAIITESVTSQTDPNTTNFIVTSCRTTLYPTICVQSLSAYANTIQLNELELAHAALTVSLSKAKIASTYISKLTRMRGLKPRELQAVKDCSFNMNDCVHQLERSIPELGQSGKLASRRDEFTWHVSNVQTWISAALTDQNTCLDMINNPSMDGKIKDSIRVRVFVASQVTSNALALVYKFAEKHS; this comes from the coding sequence ATGGCAAACCTTACTCTTCACTTCTTACTACTTTTCTTGTACTTTCATTGTATTCTCGCAATTATTACTGAGTCTGTCACGTCTCAAACTGATCCAAACACCACGAATTTCATAGTAACCTCATGCAGAACAACGTTATACCCTACCATATGTGTTCAATCTCTCTCTGCCTACGCAAACACCATTCAACTAAACGAGCTAGAACTAGCTCATGCAGCATTAACGGTGAGCTTATCGAAGGCTAAAATTGCTTCAACATACATTTCAAAGCTCACAAGAATGAGGGGCTTAAAGCCAAGAGAATTACAAGCTGTTAAAGATTGTTCATTCAACATGAATGATTGTGTTCATCAGCTTGAACGATCGATCCCCGAGCTAGGGCAAAGTGGTAAATTAGCATCAAGAAGAGATGAATTTACTTGGCATGTTAGTAATGTTCAAACATGGATTAGTGCTGCACTTACTGATCAAAATACTTGTCTTGATATGATTAATAATCCTTCTATGGATGGAAAAATTAAGGATTCaattagggttagggtttttGTTGCTTCACAAGTGACTAGTAATGCACTTgctttggtttataaatttgcAGAGAAACACTCATAA
- the LOC125841702 gene encoding uncharacterized protein LOC125841702 → MAVPWPFVAWGMDVIGPIEPKASNGHRFILVAIDYFTKWVEAITFKAVTKKAVVDFVHSSIICRFGIPRTIITDKVANLNSNLMKEVCEQFKIVHHNSTPYRPKANGAMEAANKNIKKILRKMVQSTRQWHEKLPFALIGYRTTVRTSIGATPYLLVYRTEAVIPAEVEIPSLRIIVEAEIEDTEWVKTRLEQLTLIDEKRLTVVCFGQLYQQRMARAYNKKVHPRHFEVGQLVLKHILPNQEEAKGKFAPNWQGSYLIKEVLSKGALHLTDVEEKITGIIVNADAVKRYYI, encoded by the coding sequence ATGGCCGTTCCTTGGCCCTTTGTTGCATGGGGAATGGATGTCATCGGACCAATTGAGCCAAAAGCTTCCAATGGACATCGATTCATTTTGGTCGCAATTGATTACTTTACTAAATGGGTGGAGGCAATCACTTTCAAGGCAGTCACTAAGAAGGCGGTCGTGGATTTTGTCCATTCAAGTATCATTTGTCGTTTTGGTATCCCAAGAACTATCATCACAGATAAAGTTGCAAACCTTAATAGCAATTTGATGAAGGAGGTATGTGAGCAGTTCAAAATTGTGCATCACAATTCTACTCCATACCGACCAAAGGCCAACGGAGCTATGGAGGCagccaacaagaatatcaaaaaaattctcaGGAAAATGGTTCAAAGCACTAGACAATGGCATGAGAAGTTGCCTTTTGCACTTATAGGATATCGCACAACAGTGCGTACCTCGATTGGTGCAACTCCTTATTTATTGGTATATAGGACTGAGGCTGTGATACCAGCAGAAGTCGAAATTCCATCTCTTCGAATTATTGTTGAGGCTGAAATTGAAGATACTGAATGGGTCAAAACCCGACTAGAGCAGCTCACTTTAATAGATGAGAAGCGATTGACGGTCGTCTGTTTTGGTCAGCTTTATCAGCAAAGGATGGCTCGTGCATACAACAAAAAGGTGCACCCAAGACACTTTGAAGTAGGTCAACTGGTCTTAAAGCACATTCTCCCGAACCAAGAAGAGGCCAAGGGAAAGTTTGCCCCAAATTGGCAAGGTTCATATCTTATCAAGGAGGTGTTGTCCAAAGGAGCCTTGCACCTTACTGATGTGGAGGAAAAAATCACAGGCATAATTGTTAATGCAGACGCAGTCAAAAGATACTACATCTAA